One Curtobacterium sp. BH-2-1-1 genomic region harbors:
- a CDS encoding cysteine desulfurase family protein, translating into MFYLDRAATTPVRREVLEAMWPYLTGTFGNPSSTHGVGDAAARGLADARATVAAVLGCRPAEVVFTTGGTEGANTAVKGIALASPRGRHVVTSAIEHEAVLESCRYLERFHGFDVTVLPVDRDGVVDPDVLAAALRPDTTLVSIAHADNEIGTVQDVPALAAVAHAVGARFHTDAVQSAPWLPVGLDVLGADAVSVSGHKLGAPKGTGVLAVRSGVALEPLLHGGGQERGRRSGTEDVAGAVGVATAFALVAAGRDDAARTATATRDAVLDGVLRSVPGAFVTGSRTSRLPGHVSFCFPGVNGETVLLELEERDVVSSSGSACAAGSTEASHVLTALGLSDEVARTALRLTFDAGLTAADVPVVVDAVAAAVATVRALA; encoded by the coding sequence GTGTTCTACCTGGACCGCGCGGCCACGACGCCCGTGCGCCGCGAGGTGCTCGAGGCGATGTGGCCGTACCTCACCGGGACCTTCGGCAACCCGTCCTCCACGCACGGGGTCGGCGACGCCGCAGCCCGGGGCCTCGCCGACGCCCGCGCCACCGTCGCCGCGGTCCTCGGGTGCCGCCCGGCCGAGGTGGTGTTCACCACCGGCGGGACCGAGGGTGCGAACACCGCGGTGAAGGGCATCGCCCTGGCGTCTCCCCGCGGTCGCCACGTCGTCACCAGCGCGATCGAACACGAGGCGGTGCTCGAGAGCTGCCGGTACCTCGAACGGTTCCACGGGTTCGACGTCACGGTCCTGCCGGTCGACCGCGACGGGGTCGTCGATCCGGACGTCCTCGCGGCAGCGCTCCGCCCCGACACCACCCTCGTCTCGATCGCACACGCCGACAACGAGATCGGGACGGTGCAGGACGTGCCGGCGCTCGCCGCGGTCGCCCACGCCGTCGGGGCCCGGTTCCACACCGACGCCGTCCAGTCGGCGCCGTGGCTCCCGGTCGGACTCGACGTGCTCGGCGCCGACGCGGTGTCGGTGTCCGGGCACAAGCTCGGCGCACCGAAGGGCACCGGCGTGCTCGCCGTCCGGTCCGGCGTGGCGCTCGAACCACTGCTGCACGGTGGGGGACAGGAGCGGGGGAGACGCTCCGGCACCGAGGACGTCGCGGGTGCCGTCGGCGTCGCCACGGCCTTCGCGCTCGTCGCCGCGGGCCGGGACGACGCGGCCCGGACCGCGACCGCCACCCGGGACGCCGTGCTCGACGGGGTGCTCCGGTCGGTGCCCGGGGCGTTCGTCACCGGGTCGCGGACGTCGCGGCTGCCCGGCCACGTGTCGTTCTGCTTCCCCGGGGTGAACGGCGAGACGGTCCTGCTCGAGCTCGAGGAGCGCGACGTCGTGTCGTCGTCCGGAAGCGCCTGCGCTGCCGGCAGCACCGAGGCCTCGCACGTGCTCACGGCGCTCGGCCTGTCCGACGAGGTCGCCCGGACGGCGCTGCGTCTGACGTTCGACGCCGGCCTGACCGCGGCGGACGTCCCGGTGGTCGTCGATGCCGTCGCCGCAGCCGTCGCGACCGTCCGCGCCCTCGCCTGA
- a CDS encoding MSMEG_6728 family protein, giving the protein MQTFLPYPDFRASAEALDDRRLGKQRVETLQVMRALTLPDYGWQHHPVVAMWRGYRPALMAYQQATCRAWTDRGYADTCLEKTLADLALVPEDLDAYERADYPVPSWNADPAVHRSHRSKLVQKAPEHYRPLFPDVPDDLDYVWPGTVAPVPR; this is encoded by the coding sequence ATGCAGACGTTCTTGCCGTACCCGGACTTCCGCGCCTCGGCCGAGGCGCTCGACGACCGGCGGCTCGGCAAGCAACGGGTCGAGACGCTGCAGGTGATGCGGGCACTGACGCTGCCGGACTACGGCTGGCAGCACCACCCCGTCGTGGCGATGTGGCGTGGGTACCGTCCGGCCCTGATGGCGTACCAGCAGGCCACGTGCCGCGCGTGGACCGACCGCGGGTACGCCGACACCTGTCTGGAGAAAACGCTCGCGGACCTCGCGCTCGTCCCCGAGGACCTCGACGCGTACGAGCGGGCCGACTACCCGGTGCCGTCGTGGAACGCGGACCCCGCCGTACACCGCTCGCACCGGTCGAAGCTCGTGCAGAAGGCGCCGGAGCACTACCGGCCGCTGTTCCCCGACGTACCGGACGACCTCGACTACGTCTGGCCGGGGACGGTCGCGCCGGTGCCGCGCTGA
- a CDS encoding sodium:solute symporter family protein → MVLAAANNGIRLDLGWVDYLMIIVYFAVVIGIGFTARKQVRTSMDFFLSGRSMPAWITGLAFVSANLGATEILGMAANGAQIGMATLHYYLVGAVPAMVFLGLVMMPFYYGSKVRSVPEFMLRRFGKAPHLVNSIAFAVSNVLIAGINLYAMAIVIEAMLGWPEWLAIIVSAGFVLVYITLGGLSSAIYNEVMQFFVIIAGLIPLTIVGLHRVGGWDGLSKAITETQGVQHLQAWAGTGFGDVTNPIGANWLAIVLGLGFVLGFGYWTTNFTEVQRAFSAKNMSAARRTPLIAAIPKLFIPAIVVIPGLIAAAVVGNQFASGALDYNDAIPKLIQMYLPTGVLGVAVTGLLASFMAGMAANVSSFNTVFTYDIWQRYIKPNMPDVHYLKTGRWVTVVGVLVGIATAFIAAQASNIMTYMQTLFSFFNAPLFAVFILGLLWKRMTTAGALWGYILGIVTPTITWIAYLVNPDLFATATAETLYGAIISFVTVLVVGFVVSMVTKPKDEKELGGLVYGVGKIDLHSDSVATDIAWYRSPALLGTVALILCVVLYLPFL, encoded by the coding sequence ATGGTTCTCGCTGCAGCGAACAACGGGATCCGGCTCGATCTGGGCTGGGTCGACTACCTGATGATCATCGTGTACTTCGCGGTCGTCATCGGGATCGGTTTCACCGCCCGGAAGCAGGTCCGGACGAGCATGGACTTCTTCCTGTCGGGCCGCTCGATGCCCGCGTGGATCACGGGCCTCGCGTTCGTGTCCGCGAACCTCGGCGCGACCGAGATCCTCGGCATGGCCGCCAACGGTGCCCAGATCGGCATGGCGACCCTGCACTACTACCTGGTCGGTGCCGTGCCGGCCATGGTATTCCTCGGGCTCGTGATGATGCCCTTCTACTACGGGTCCAAGGTCCGCAGCGTGCCGGAGTTCATGCTCCGCCGCTTCGGCAAGGCCCCGCACCTGGTGAACTCGATCGCGTTCGCGGTGTCGAACGTACTCATCGCCGGCATCAACCTCTACGCCATGGCCATCGTCATCGAGGCGATGCTCGGCTGGCCGGAGTGGCTCGCGATCATCGTGTCCGCGGGCTTCGTGCTCGTCTACATCACCCTCGGCGGGCTCTCCAGCGCGATCTACAACGAGGTCATGCAGTTCTTCGTGATCATCGCCGGCCTCATCCCGCTGACGATCGTCGGTCTGCACCGCGTCGGCGGCTGGGACGGCCTCAGCAAGGCGATCACCGAGACCCAGGGCGTGCAGCACCTGCAGGCGTGGGCCGGCACCGGCTTCGGCGACGTCACGAACCCGATCGGTGCGAACTGGCTCGCGATCGTGCTCGGCCTCGGGTTCGTCCTCGGCTTCGGCTACTGGACGACGAACTTCACCGAGGTGCAGCGCGCGTTCTCGGCGAAGAACATGTCCGCCGCCCGCCGCACCCCGCTCATCGCCGCGATCCCGAAGCTCTTCATCCCCGCGATCGTCGTCATCCCCGGCCTCATCGCCGCGGCCGTCGTGGGCAACCAGTTCGCCTCGGGTGCCCTCGACTACAACGACGCGATCCCGAAGCTCATCCAGATGTACCTGCCGACCGGTGTGCTCGGCGTCGCGGTCACGGGTCTCCTCGCCTCGTTCATGGCGGGTATGGCGGCGAACGTCTCGTCGTTCAACACCGTCTTCACGTACGACATCTGGCAGCGCTACATCAAGCCGAACATGCCTGACGTGCACTACCTGAAGACCGGGCGCTGGGTCACCGTCGTCGGCGTGCTCGTCGGCATCGCGACCGCGTTCATCGCCGCGCAGGCGTCGAACATCATGACGTACATGCAGACGCTGTTCTCGTTCTTCAACGCGCCGCTGTTCGCCGTGTTCATCCTCGGGCTGCTCTGGAAGCGGATGACCACAGCCGGTGCGCTGTGGGGCTACATCCTCGGCATCGTGACGCCGACGATCACGTGGATCGCGTACCTCGTCAACCCGGACCTCTTCGCCACCGCGACCGCCGAGACCCTCTACGGCGCGATCATCTCGTTCGTCACCGTGCTCGTCGTCGGGTTCGTCGTGTCGATGGTCACGAAGCCGAAGGACGAGAAGGAGCTCGGCGGGCTGGTGTACGGCGTCGGCAAGATCGACCTGCACAGCGACTCCGTCGCGACCGACATCGCCTGGTACCGCTCCCCGGCGCTGCTCGGCACCGTCGCACTGATCCTGTGCGTCGTCCTGTACCTCCCGTTCCTCTAG
- the nadA gene encoding quinolinate synthase NadA, whose translation MSIATTIELISNGQAAGSTCTPDLAMPTWDFDSRPGYGPGSSMSDVIPTSAPRQGVIPDEYRNAPDDELHERIERAKATLGDRVVVLGHFYQRDEVVRHADFLGDSFQLANAALTKPDAEAIVFCGVHFMAETADILARDDQRVILPNLAAGCSMADMADIDSVEAAWAELEQVYGTEPDADGRVPVIPVTYMNSAADLKAFCGRHGGIVCTSSNAATVLEWAFERGQRVLFFPDQHLGRNTAKAMGISTDLMPMWNPRKPLGGNDEQTLQDARVVLWHGFCSVHRRFTVDQIDQARREHPGVQVIVHPECPMAVVDAADHAGSTDLIRKTVAAATEPTTFAIGTEINMVNRLAAEYPQHTIFCLDPVVCPCSTMYRVHPGYLAWVLEALVRGEVLNEIVVPADVQADAKVALERMLAARPTV comes from the coding sequence GTGTCCATCGCCACCACCATCGAACTGATCTCCAACGGTCAGGCCGCCGGCAGCACCTGCACGCCCGACCTGGCGATGCCGACGTGGGACTTCGACTCCCGGCCCGGCTACGGCCCCGGCTCGTCGATGTCGGACGTCATCCCGACCTCGGCGCCCCGGCAGGGCGTCATCCCGGACGAGTACCGGAACGCCCCGGACGACGAGCTGCACGAACGCATCGAGCGGGCGAAGGCCACCCTCGGCGACCGCGTCGTGGTCCTCGGACACTTCTACCAGCGCGACGAGGTCGTGCGGCACGCGGACTTCCTCGGCGACTCGTTCCAGCTCGCGAACGCCGCGCTGACGAAGCCCGACGCCGAGGCCATCGTGTTCTGCGGCGTGCACTTCATGGCCGAGACCGCGGACATCCTCGCCCGCGACGACCAGCGCGTGATCCTGCCGAACCTCGCCGCGGGCTGCTCGATGGCCGACATGGCCGACATCGACAGCGTCGAGGCGGCGTGGGCCGAGCTCGAGCAGGTCTACGGCACCGAGCCCGACGCCGACGGCCGCGTGCCGGTCATCCCCGTCACGTACATGAACTCCGCCGCCGACCTCAAGGCGTTCTGCGGGCGGCACGGCGGCATCGTGTGCACGTCGTCGAACGCCGCGACCGTCCTCGAGTGGGCGTTCGAGCGGGGGCAGCGCGTGCTCTTCTTCCCCGACCAGCACCTCGGCCGGAACACCGCCAAGGCGATGGGCATCAGCACCGACCTCATGCCGATGTGGAACCCGCGGAAGCCCCTCGGTGGCAACGACGAGCAGACCCTGCAGGACGCCAGGGTCGTCCTCTGGCACGGCTTCTGCTCGGTGCACCGCCGCTTCACCGTCGACCAGATCGACCAGGCCCGTCGCGAGCACCCCGGCGTGCAGGTCATCGTGCACCCCGAGTGCCCGATGGCCGTCGTCGACGCCGCCGACCACGCCGGCAGCACCGACCTCATCCGGAAGACCGTCGCAGCCGCCACCGAACCGACCACGTTCGCGATCGGCACCGAGATCAACATGGTGAACCGGCTCGCCGCCGAGTACCCGCAGCACACGATCTTCTGCCTCGACCCCGTGGTGTGCCCCTGCTCGACGATGTACCGCGTCCACCCCGGCTACCTCGCCTGGGTCCTCGAGGCGCTCGTGCGCGGCGAGGTCCTCAACGAGATCGTCGTGCCGGCGGACGTCCAGGCCGACGCCAAGGTCGCACTCGAGCGCATGCTCGCCGCCCGACCCACGGTCTGA
- a CDS encoding acylphosphatase: MHAVVSGTVQGVGFRYWTARKADGLELAGYARNLFDGTVEVEAEGPAPAVDALMTFIRTGPPSAEVTGVTCRAVVPHGDVDGFAILH, translated from the coding sequence ATGCACGCCGTCGTGTCGGGGACGGTCCAGGGGGTCGGTTTCCGGTACTGGACCGCACGGAAGGCCGACGGGCTCGAACTCGCCGGGTACGCCCGGAACCTGTTCGACGGCACGGTGGAGGTCGAGGCCGAGGGTCCGGCCCCCGCGGTCGACGCCCTGATGACGTTCATCCGGACCGGCCCGCCGTCCGCCGAGGTCACCGGCGTGACCTGCCGCGCGGTGGTGCCGCACGGCGACGTCGACGGCTTCGCGATCCTGCACTGA
- the nadC gene encoding carboxylating nicotinate-nucleotide diphosphorylase, whose translation MTVDPGTIPPHALRRVIDTALEEDAPWGDVTSETLIPADATATATLAAREPGVLSGGDVFVAVMHAVDPTIDAVLHVPDGSRFTAGDVLATVSGPARSVLRAERVALNLAQRMSGIATATATYVAAVAGTRARIVDTRKTTPGLRALERYAVRCGGGHNHRTSLSDAVLAKDNHLAVLLAGGIGIGDAIVAARERLGHTVHLEVEVDRIDQIEPVVAAGVDTIMLDNFTTDQLEAGIQVVAGRALVEASGGVSLDTVAAIAATGVDVISVGALTHSARALDLGLDVDVAVGAGV comes from the coding sequence ATGACCGTCGACCCCGGAACGATCCCCCCGCACGCCCTCCGACGCGTCATCGACACCGCGCTCGAGGAGGACGCCCCCTGGGGCGACGTCACGAGCGAGACGCTCATCCCCGCAGACGCCACGGCGACCGCGACCCTGGCGGCGCGCGAGCCCGGCGTCCTCAGCGGGGGCGACGTGTTCGTCGCCGTGATGCACGCGGTCGACCCGACGATCGACGCGGTCCTGCACGTGCCGGACGGCAGCCGGTTCACCGCGGGCGACGTCCTCGCGACCGTGAGCGGTCCCGCCCGGTCGGTCCTCCGTGCCGAGCGGGTCGCACTGAACCTCGCCCAGCGGATGTCCGGCATCGCCACGGCGACCGCGACCTACGTGGCGGCCGTCGCCGGCACCCGTGCCCGGATCGTCGACACCCGCAAGACCACGCCCGGTCTGCGAGCCCTGGAGCGGTACGCCGTGCGGTGCGGCGGCGGGCACAACCACCGGACCTCGCTGTCCGACGCCGTGCTCGCGAAGGACAACCACCTCGCCGTGCTCCTCGCCGGCGGGATCGGCATCGGGGACGCGATCGTCGCGGCGCGCGAGCGGCTCGGGCACACGGTCCACCTCGAGGTCGAGGTGGACCGCATCGACCAGATCGAGCCCGTCGTGGCGGCCGGCGTCGACACGATCATGCTCGACAACTTCACCACCGACCAGCTCGAGGCCGGGATCCAGGTCGTCGCCGGGCGAGCCCTCGTCGAGGCCTCCGGCGGGGTGTCCCTCGACACCGTCGCCGCGATCGCCGCCACCGGGGTCGACGTGATCTCCGTCGGGGCGCTCACCCACTCGGCGCGGGCACTCGACCTCGGGCTCGACGTCGACGTGGCCGTCGGCGCCGGCGTCTGA
- the aroQ gene encoding type II 3-dehydroquinate dehydratase translates to MTEQPRILVLNGPNLDILGRRDPDQYGTVTLAEIEAIVHTEAAVHELEADFRQTNREGELVEWLHEALDDFVGVVINPAAYAHTSVALHDAVEALSVPVVEVHLSNTWKREPFRHVDHVATAATAVIAGAGADGYRLAVAHVASLLG, encoded by the coding sequence ATGACCGAGCAGCCGCGCATCCTCGTCCTCAACGGCCCGAACCTCGACATCCTCGGACGGCGCGACCCGGACCAGTACGGCACGGTGACGCTCGCTGAGATCGAGGCGATCGTGCACACCGAGGCCGCGGTGCACGAGCTCGAGGCGGACTTCCGGCAGACGAACCGCGAGGGCGAGCTCGTCGAGTGGCTGCACGAGGCACTCGACGACTTCGTGGGCGTGGTGATCAACCCCGCCGCCTACGCGCACACCTCGGTCGCACTGCACGATGCGGTCGAGGCACTGTCGGTGCCGGTCGTCGAGGTGCACCTCTCGAACACGTGGAAGCGGGAGCCGTTCCGGCACGTCGACCACGTCGCGACGGCCGCGACGGCCGTCATCGCCGGCGCCGGTGCGGACGGCTACCGCCTGGCGGTCGCGCACGTCGCGTCCCTGCTCGGCTGA
- the nadB gene encoding L-aspartate oxidase translates to MHVVIVGSGIAGLTAAIRASARHDVTLVTKGALADGATAYAQGGVAVALGADDSASLHQADTHVAAAGSADARAVEVLCTDGPARVRDLLSLGVPFDRTTDPTSLDRYGDDLARGREAAHGRWRVVHADGDATGAAIERTLIAALHRRHVTILERTCLVDLVVRDGSVVGVDVLDLLGEPRRIDADAVVLASGGAGHLFRETTNPLVATGDGQAAAWRAGAVLADLEFVQFHPTRLAVPGGGLVSEAVRGEGAVLRDARGHRFMVDVHPDAELAPRDVVARGIAAAVREQDGEPVLLDATGLDPAFLVRRFPGLTRATRSAGFDWTREGVPVSPAAHYSMGGAATDAEGRTSLPGLLAIGEVACTGVHGANRLASNSLLEGLVFAVRAADALDVPRPGRLRLRGDAGLPVTSVPSATDVIRASRPLLPGGAARPTDAADVRQAVQSVMTDRVGLLRDASGLASARRDLAALVAPEPTGVRDLEDRALLDLARVTVLAAEARTESRGAHARTDHPDTDPAAPASTAWVAQHTAVPQEVPA, encoded by the coding sequence GTGCACGTCGTCATCGTCGGCTCCGGCATCGCCGGACTCACCGCAGCGATCCGCGCGAGTGCCCGTCACGACGTCACCCTGGTGACGAAGGGCGCGCTCGCCGACGGCGCGACGGCGTACGCGCAGGGAGGCGTCGCCGTCGCGCTCGGCGCCGATGACTCCGCCTCGCTCCACCAGGCGGACACCCACGTGGCGGCAGCGGGCAGCGCCGACGCCCGCGCCGTCGAGGTGCTCTGCACCGACGGCCCTGCGCGGGTGCGGGACCTGCTGTCGCTCGGCGTCCCCTTCGACCGCACCACCGACCCGACGAGCCTCGACCGGTACGGCGACGACCTGGCCCGCGGGCGCGAGGCAGCGCACGGCCGGTGGCGCGTCGTCCACGCGGACGGCGACGCGACCGGGGCCGCCATCGAGCGCACCCTCATCGCCGCCCTGCACCGCCGGCACGTCACGATCCTCGAACGGACCTGCCTCGTCGACCTCGTGGTCCGGGACGGCTCGGTCGTCGGGGTCGACGTCCTCGACCTCCTCGGCGAGCCCCGGCGGATCGACGCGGACGCCGTCGTGCTCGCGTCCGGTGGCGCCGGACACCTGTTCCGCGAGACCACCAACCCGCTCGTCGCGACGGGCGACGGGCAGGCAGCCGCCTGGCGTGCCGGTGCCGTGCTGGCCGACCTGGAGTTCGTGCAGTTCCACCCGACCCGCCTCGCGGTCCCCGGCGGCGGGCTCGTCTCCGAGGCGGTCCGCGGCGAGGGAGCGGTGCTCCGTGACGCACGCGGGCACCGCTTCATGGTGGACGTCCACCCCGACGCCGAGCTCGCCCCCCGCGACGTCGTCGCCCGGGGCATCGCGGCCGCCGTCCGGGAGCAGGACGGAGAGCCCGTGCTCCTCGACGCGACCGGCCTCGACCCCGCCTTCCTCGTCCGGCGCTTCCCCGGGCTCACCCGCGCCACCCGGTCCGCCGGCTTCGACTGGACCCGCGAGGGCGTCCCCGTCTCCCCGGCCGCGCACTACTCGATGGGCGGGGCCGCCACCGACGCCGAGGGACGGACGAGCCTGCCCGGCCTCCTCGCGATCGGCGAGGTCGCCTGCACGGGCGTCCACGGCGCCAACCGGCTCGCGTCGAACTCGCTGCTGGAAGGACTCGTCTTCGCGGTCCGCGCAGCGGACGCGCTCGACGTGCCGCGACCCGGCAGACTCCGCCTGCGCGGCGACGCGGGTCTCCCCGTCACCAGCGTGCCGAGTGCGACCGACGTGATCCGCGCCTCCCGTCCCCTGCTCCCAGGAGGCGCGGCTCGACCCACCGACGCCGCCGACGTCCGCCAGGCGGTCCAGTCCGTCATGACGGACCGGGTCGGGCTCCTCCGCGACGCGAGCGGTCTCGCGAGCGCACGACGCGACCTGGCCGCCCTCGTCGCGCCCGAGCCGACCGGCGTCCGTGACCTCGAGGACCGGGCACTGCTCGACCTCGCCCGGGTCACGGTGCTCGCCGCCGAGGCCCGGACCGAGTCCCGTGGGGCCCACGCCCGCACCGACCACCCCGACACCGATCCAGCAGCCCCCGCGTCGACCGCGTGGGTCGCCCAGCACACCGCCGTCCCGCAGGAGGTACCCGCATGA
- a CDS encoding NAD(P)H-dependent oxidoreductase, which produces MSEELVVGVSGSPSDPSRTSTLVAATVARLGQEIDDARTETVEIGPLLADLGAAPSREAMSDRTRRALETVEAADVLVVGSPAFRAAYSGAFKLFFDWIGQYDLVDTPVLLTATGGSDRHALLVEHQMRPLFGFFQSTTLPIGVFGNERDFAKREGGYDIANVDLELRIDQAVQRALPIIRGGFATAATTEVRRPADF; this is translated from the coding sequence ATGAGCGAAGAACTCGTCGTCGGCGTCAGTGGCAGCCCCTCGGACCCCTCGCGGACGTCCACCCTGGTGGCTGCGACGGTGGCGCGCCTCGGGCAGGAGATCGACGACGCCCGCACCGAGACCGTCGAGATCGGGCCACTGCTCGCCGACCTCGGCGCGGCACCGTCCCGCGAGGCGATGTCGGACCGCACGCGACGCGCGCTCGAGACGGTCGAGGCGGCGGACGTCCTCGTCGTCGGCAGCCCGGCGTTCCGTGCCGCGTACTCCGGTGCGTTCAAGCTCTTCTTCGACTGGATCGGGCAGTACGACCTCGTCGACACCCCGGTGCTGCTCACCGCGACCGGCGGGAGCGATCGGCACGCCCTGCTCGTCGAGCACCAGATGCGGCCCCTGTTCGGCTTCTTCCAGTCGACGACGCTGCCGATCGGCGTCTTCGGCAACGAGCGGGACTTCGCCAAGCGCGAGGGCGGCTACGACATCGCGAACGTCGACCTCGAGCTCCGGATCGACCAGGCCGTGCAGCGGGCGCTCCCGATCATCCGCGGGGGCTTCGCCACCGCTGCCACCACCGAGGTCCGGCGCCCCGCCGACTTCTGA
- a CDS encoding NUDIX domain-containing protein, which yields MTLTPELPIRVAVSTVIVALRPHPDTGAPALWMPLVRRVAEPYEGAWALPGGWVRPDEGLEDSAAARLRETTNVQPRYLEQLYAFGDVDRSPSRVVSIVYWALVHPDEASSVPDDWNVRWFLADEHPPLAFDHDRIVAYALWRLRNKMSYSRIAQAFLGDRFTLAELRGVYEAVLGRALDPANFRRQVEKTDAILPTDETTSGDRHRPARLYRSNPDLAYADNGPLQQGKKP from the coding sequence ATGACACTTACTCCCGAGCTCCCCATCCGCGTCGCGGTCTCCACCGTGATCGTGGCGCTGCGCCCGCACCCGGACACCGGGGCACCGGCGCTGTGGATGCCGCTCGTGCGTCGGGTGGCCGAACCGTACGAGGGGGCGTGGGCGCTCCCGGGCGGTTGGGTGCGGCCGGACGAGGGGCTCGAGGACTCCGCCGCGGCCCGCCTCCGCGAGACCACCAACGTGCAGCCGCGCTACCTCGAGCAGCTCTACGCCTTCGGTGACGTCGACCGCTCGCCGAGCCGCGTCGTGTCGATCGTGTACTGGGCACTCGTCCACCCGGACGAGGCGAGTTCGGTCCCCGACGACTGGAACGTGCGGTGGTTCCTCGCCGACGAACACCCGCCGCTCGCCTTCGACCACGACCGGATCGTCGCGTACGCGCTCTGGCGGCTCCGCAACAAGATGTCGTACTCCCGGATCGCCCAGGCGTTCCTGGGGGACCGGTTCACCCTCGCCGAACTCCGCGGGGTGTACGAGGCGGTGCTCGGGCGTGCGCTCGACCCCGCGAACTTCCGTCGCCAGGTCGAGAAGACCGACGCGATCCTGCCGACGGACGAGACCACGAGCGGGGACCGGCACCGTCCGGCCCGGCTGTACCGCTCGAACCCCGACCTGGCCTACGCGGACAACGGTCCGCTGCAGCAGGGCAAGAAGCCGTAG
- a CDS encoding MDR family MFS transporter: MTQAVDSAPRTGSVAQPSAGETRLVIGLLLVSAFVVILNETIMGVALPRLMDDLDISAATGQWLTTGFLLTMAVVIPITGFLLQRFNTRPVFVWAMSLFSAGTLIALLAPGFSMLLLGRIVQASGTAIMMPLLMTTVLTLIEPAHRGRVMGNISIVISVAPAIGPTISGLILNAFSWRWLFGFVLPIAIAALILGMVKVRNVSTPRKAPLDVLSVVLSAFAFGGIVYGLSSIGEAGTTGPLVPIVSLVVGALALALFVFRQTRLQRADRALLDLRTFQTKGFTVPIVAMGLSFMAMFGTLILLPIYLERVLGLDVLNVGLLLLPGGLIMGLLSPIVGRVYDRRGPRVLLIPGSIIVSAVLWALSTVGVDTSVWFVLGAHVVLSIGLALTFTPLFTAALGGLPPKLYSHGSAVLGTAQQLAGAAGTALFVTLLTIGASGAAAGSGAAGLAEATASGVRTAFLVGAVISLFGIVMCSLVRRPATPDGAPAPSMH, from the coding sequence ATGACCCAGGCCGTCGATTCCGCACCCCGCACCGGGAGCGTCGCGCAGCCCTCCGCCGGCGAGACCCGACTCGTGATCGGGCTGCTGCTCGTCTCGGCGTTCGTCGTCATCCTCAACGAGACGATCATGGGTGTCGCGCTCCCGCGGCTCATGGACGACCTCGACATCAGCGCCGCGACCGGGCAGTGGCTCACCACGGGCTTCCTGCTCACCATGGCGGTCGTCATCCCGATCACCGGGTTCCTGCTCCAGCGCTTCAACACCCGGCCGGTGTTCGTCTGGGCGATGAGCCTGTTCTCGGCCGGCACCCTGATCGCGCTGCTCGCGCCCGGGTTCTCGATGCTGCTGCTCGGGCGCATCGTGCAGGCCAGCGGGACGGCGATCATGATGCCGCTGCTCATGACGACGGTCCTCACGCTCATCGAACCGGCGCACCGCGGCCGTGTGATGGGCAACATCTCGATCGTCATCTCCGTCGCCCCGGCGATCGGTCCGACCATCTCCGGGCTCATCCTCAACGCCTTCTCGTGGCGCTGGCTCTTCGGCTTCGTGCTGCCCATCGCCATCGCCGCGCTGATCCTCGGCATGGTCAAGGTCCGCAACGTGTCGACGCCCCGCAAGGCCCCGCTCGACGTGCTCTCGGTCGTGCTGTCCGCCTTCGCGTTCGGCGGCATCGTCTACGGCCTCTCGAGCATCGGCGAGGCCGGCACCACCGGGCCGCTCGTGCCGATCGTCTCCCTCGTCGTCGGCGCCCTCGCCCTCGCCCTGTTCGTGTTCCGGCAGACCCGGCTGCAGCGTGCGGACCGCGCCCTGCTCGACCTCCGCACCTTCCAGACGAAGGGCTTCACCGTCCCGATCGTCGCGATGGGCCTGAGCTTCATGGCGATGTTCGGCACGCTGATCCTGCTGCCGATCTACCTCGAGCGGGTCCTCGGGCTCGACGTCCTGAACGTCGGCCTGCTCCTGCTGCCCGGCGGCCTCATCATGGGTCTGCTGTCCCCGATCGTCGGTCGCGTCTACGACCGCCGTGGTCCGCGGGTGCTGCTCATCCCGGGCTCGATCATCGTCAGCGCCGTCCTCTGGGCGCTCTCGACCGTCGGCGTCGACACCAGCGTGTGGTTCGTCCTCGGCGCCCACGTCGTCCTGAGCATCGGGCTCGCCCTCACCTTCACGCCGCTGTTCACCGCGGCACTCGGCGGGCTGCCCCCGAAGCTCTACTCGCACGGCAGCGCGGTCCTCGGCACGGCGCAGCAGCTGGCCGGAGCCGCCGGCACGGCGCTGTTCGTCACGCTCCTCACCATCGGTGCCTCGGGTGCGGCGGCCGGCAGCGGCGCCGCGGGCCTCGCCGAGGCCACGGCCTCCGGCGTGCGGACGGCGTTCCTCGTCGGCGCGGTGATCTCGCTGTTCGGGATCGTGATGTGCTCCCTCGTGCGTCGCCCGGCGACCCCGGACGGTGCCCCCGCACCGTCGATGCACTGA